The Lates calcarifer isolate ASB-BC8 unplaced genomic scaffold, TLL_Latcal_v3 _unitig_2032_quiver_898, whole genome shotgun sequence genome contains a region encoding:
- the LOC108891815 gene encoding ectonucleoside triphosphate diphosphohydrolase 6 codes for MKRPKLAGVFLFVCCLLTYLMFVKRHYGVSKPEAYRLPPHRRPGSDQTGDGHSASAAGPSFQYGIMFDAGSTGTRVHIFKFQIENQEAPKLAQETFRAIKPGLSAYADDPQKCTSGIVELLEVAKSSIPPSVWNSTPVVLKATAGLRLLPGEKADHLLDRVRALFLESPFLSRDDSVSIMDGTDEGISAWITVNFLTGGLHSADSPTVGMLDLGGGSTQITFSPQDEKTIQTSPIDYIRSFQMFNNTHTVYTHSYLGLGLMSARLAVLGGVDSSPLGGSTELVSPCLAPEYSGRWEHNDVVYTVKGQKAGEPVYEACLTKVEKVLYRKVTKAAEAADMDFYAFSYYYDRAVDLGVIEEKKGGTITVTDYMDAAKRVCSSLSVSPLQSPFLCLDLVYISVLLQELGFPPHKQFKLARTINQVETSWALGATFHYIQSLKRH; via the exons ATGAAGAGACCAAAGCTGGCCGGAGTTTTCCTCTTCGTGTGCTGTCTGCTCACCTACCTGATGTTTGTGAAGCGTCACTACGGCGTCTCGAAGCCTGAAGCCTACAGACTACCTCCTCACCGCCGACCCGGCTCGGACCAGACCGGAGATGGACACTCGGCCTCTGCTGCTGGACCGAGCTTCCAGTACGGCATCATGTTCGACGCTGGGAGCACCGGGACCAGGGTCCACATCTTCAAGTTCCAGATAGAGAACCAAG aggcTCCTAAACTGGCCCAGGAGACGTTCAGAGCCATCAAACCTGGACTGTCTGCGTACGCTGATGACCCACAGAAG TGTACATCAGGGATCGTGGAGCTGTTGGAGGTTGCCAAGTCCAGCATCCCCCCCTCCGTCTGGAACTCCACCCCGGTGGTCCTGAAGGCCACGGCCGGCCTCCGCCTGCTGCCTGGAGAGAAGGCCGACCACCTGCTGGACagg gTGAGGGCGCTGTTCCTGGAGTCTCCTTTCCTGTCCAGAGACGACAGCGTGTCCATCATGGACGGCACTGATGAAG ggATTTCTGCGTGGATCACCGTCAACTTCctcacag GTGGTCTTCACAGTGCTGACTCCCCCACAGTGGGGATGTTGGATTTGGGCGGCGGGTCAACTCAGATCACCTTCAGCCCTCAGGACGAG aaAACCATCCAGACCTCACCTATCGACTACATCAGGTCCTTCCAGATgttcaacaacacacacaccgtcTACActcacag ttatCTGGGTCTGGGTCTGATGTCGGCTCGACTCGCCGTCTTAGGAGGCGTCGACTCTTCACCCC tAGGGGGCAGCACTGAGCTGGTCAGCCCCTGCCTTGCTCCAGAGTACTCAGGCAGGTGGGAGCACAATGACGTCGTCTACACTGTGAAGGGACAGAAGGCAG gggaGCCGGTTTACGAGGCGTGTCTGACCAAGGTGGAGAAGGTTCTGTACAGGAAGGTGACGAAGGCGGCTGAAGCTGCAGACATGGACTTCTACGCCTTCTCCTACTACTACGACCGAGCCGTCGACCTCGGGGTCATCG aggagaagaagggaggAACCATTACAGTGACGGATTACATGGATGCAGCTAAAAGAG tGTGCAGCAGCCTGTCCGTCAGTCCTCTGCAGAGTCCCTTCCTCTGTCTGGACCTGGTCTACATCTCAGTCCTGCTGCAGGAGCTCGGATTCCCTCCACACAAACAGTTCAAG ctggCAAGGACCATCAACCAGGTGGAAACCAGTTGGGCTCTGGGAGCGACGTTCCACTACATCCAGTCCCTGAAGAGACACtga